In Zingiber officinale cultivar Zhangliang chromosome 6A, Zo_v1.1, whole genome shotgun sequence, a single genomic region encodes these proteins:
- the LOC121995277 gene encoding phospholipase A1 EG1, chloroplastic/mitochondrial-like, giving the protein MASMQAHTLLLPMTGVPIASSLRKSSFKSEMKLNANTRRDSTLAGEWRKIQGANDWADLINPLSPLLRDELVRYGELVAACYKAFDLDPRSRRYLNCKYGQAQMLDEVGLGGAGYQVTKYIYATPDVCAPMRDRSRWVGYVAVAVDGDARRCLGRRDVVVAFRGTVTRAEWAANMMSALRAADLDPAEPRPEVRAESGFLNLYTSDDGANRFGQGSCREQLLGEIARLVRVYGGEEISITLAGHSMGSALALLLGYDLAELGLNRLRPGGEPAPITVYSFGGPRAGNTGFKRRCDELGVKVLRVVNVRDPVTKLPGLLLNESSGGRRAGGVECYAHVGVELGLDFFDLRNPAAVHDLRTYITLLKCPKHAAKEEDVNLVDQMMEKVKKMVQQQGRKVVGWPWQDMVRQVGNLVQTLSMI; this is encoded by the coding sequence ATGGCTTCCATGCAAGCTCATACCTTGCTCCTCCCAATGACTGGCGTTCCCATTGCGTCGTCCCTGAGAAAGAGTAGCTTTAAGTCGGAAATGAAGCTCAACGCGAATACAAGGCGCGATTCAACGCTGGCTGGTGAATGGAGGAAGATCCAAGGCGCCAACGACTGGGCCGACCTGATCAACCCGTTGAGCCCTTTGCTCCGCGACGAGCTAGTTCGATATGGAGAGCTGGTCGCCGCTTGCTACAAGGCCTTTGACTTGGACCCTCGCTCGCGTAGGTACTTGAATTGCAAGTACGGCCAGGCGCAAATGCTTGACGAGGTGGGGCTCGGCGGGGCGGGCTATCAAGTGACCAAGTATATCTATGCGACCCCCGATGTATGCGCCCCGATGCGCGACCGCAGCCGATGGGTCGGCTACGTGGCGGTGGCCGTGGATGGCGACGCGCGGCGTTGTCTGGGGCGGCGCGATGTGGTGGTGGCGTTCCGTGGCACGGTGACCCGGGCCGAGTGGGCCGCCAACATGATGAGCGCGCTTCGGGCTGCCGATCTGGACCCGGCCGAGCCGCGGCCCGAGGTTCGGGCCGAGTCGGGTTTTCTCAACCTCTACACGTCCGATGACGGCGCGAACCGGTTCGGCCAGGGGAGCTGCCGGGAGCAGCTGCTGGGCGAGATCGCCCGGCTCGTCCGAGTCTACGGGGGCGAGGAGATCAGCATCACATTGGCCGGCCACAGCATGGGTTCGGCCCTGGCGCTGCTGCTGGGGTACGACCTGGCGGAGCTGGGCCTGAACCGGCTTCGGCCCGGCGGAGAGCCGGCGCCGATCACGGTCTACTCCTTCGGCGGGCCGCGGGCGGGGAACACTGGGTTCAAGCGCCGGTGCGACGAGCTCGGAGTCAAGGTGCTGAGGGTGGTCAACGTCAGGGACCCAGTGACGAAGCTGCCGGGGCTGTTGCTGAACGAGAGCTCCGGCGGGCGGCGCGCGGGCGGAGTCGAGTGCTATGCCCACGTCGGCGTCGAGCTGGGACTGGATTTCTTCGACCTACGTAACCCTGCGGCCGTGCATGACCTGCGGACGTATATAACGCTCTTGAAGTGCCCAAAGCATGCGGCGAAGGAGGAAGACGTCAATTTGGTCGACCAAATGATGGAGAAGGTTAAGAAGATGGTGCAGCAACAAGGAAGGAAGGTTGTGGGATGGCCATGGCAGGACATGGTAAGGCAGGTAGGAAATTTGGTGCAGACTCTGAGCATGATCTGA